One window of Paludibacter propionicigenes WB4 genomic DNA carries:
- the rsgA gene encoding ribosome small subunit-dependent GTPase A codes for MVGLVVKNTGSWYQVKTDMGELFECKIKGHFRMQEIRSTNPIAVGDYVEFEKNDDGTAMIHAISDRKNYIVRRSSNLSKHSQILAANLDLVTLVVTINYPETSTVFIDRFLATAEAYRVPACIVFNKIDRYSESEMEYLVGLENLYHLLRYPVFKISALLSENIEELITFLSGKTTLFSGNSGVGKSTLINAIAPHSLAKTGEISSYHNKGMHTTTFSEMFELLSGGHIIDTPGIKGFGTIDMEVAEIGHYFKEIFEFSKDCKFANCTHVHEPDCAVLHAVDKQYISTSRYQSYLSVLKDCNEGKYR; via the coding sequence ATGGTTGGATTAGTCGTAAAAAACACAGGCAGTTGGTATCAGGTAAAAACTGATATGGGCGAATTGTTTGAGTGCAAGATCAAAGGTCATTTTCGCATGCAGGAGATTCGTAGCACCAATCCTATTGCAGTGGGCGACTATGTGGAATTTGAGAAGAATGATGATGGAACAGCAATGATTCATGCCATTTCCGACCGTAAGAATTATATAGTTCGGCGTTCCTCCAACTTATCCAAACACTCCCAGATTTTGGCTGCTAACCTTGATTTGGTAACCTTGGTTGTTACGATAAATTATCCTGAAACTTCCACTGTGTTTATTGACAGGTTCTTGGCTACAGCCGAGGCATATCGAGTTCCTGCCTGTATCGTGTTCAACAAAATTGACCGGTATTCCGAGTCGGAAATGGAATATCTCGTTGGTTTAGAGAATCTTTATCATTTGTTGAGATATCCGGTGTTTAAGATTTCGGCACTTTTGTCTGAGAACATCGAGGAACTGATAACCTTCCTGAGTGGAAAGACTACATTGTTTTCAGGTAATTCAGGTGTTGGAAAATCAACGTTGATAAATGCTATTGCTCCTCATTCTCTGGCCAAAACGGGTGAAATTTCTTCCTATCATAACAAAGGTATGCATACCACAACTTTTTCGGAAATGTTTGAGCTTCTGTCCGGAGGACATATTATTGACACTCCCGGTATTAAAGGTTTTGGAACGATAGATATGGAAGTAGCTGAAATTGGGCATTATTTTAAAGAAATATTTGAATTTTCAAAAGATTGTAAGTTTGCCAATTGCACCCATGTGCACGAACCTGATTGTGCAGTACTCCATGCAGTTGACA